One Glandiceps talaboti chromosome 2, keGlaTala1.1, whole genome shotgun sequence genomic region harbors:
- the LOC144453379 gene encoding uncharacterized protein LOC144453379, translating into MEHIDKSKWRLDTGDLVQQMALLAWLNKEESGEKFYKLVTTGRVMYEVWQRLSGEDQMEAYRAEAIMGISQYIKNHPNATKEQITKEVEKHILIFAARVESM; encoded by the exons ATGGAACATATCGATAAATCGAAATGGAGACTGGATACAGGAGATCTAGTACAACAG ATGGCTTTGTTAGCCTGGTTGAACAAGGAAGAAAGTGGTGAAAAATTCTACAAATTAGTTACAACAGGACGAGTTATGTATGAGGTGTGGCAGAGACTGAGCGGTGAAGATCAAATGGAAGCATACAGG GCTGAAGCAATTATGGGAATCTCACAGTACATCAAGAATCACCCCAATGCTACAAAGGAACAAATCACAAAAGAAGTTGAAAAACATATTCTTATATTTGCTGCAAGAGTAGAATCAATGTAA